From the genome of Sulfurovum sp. NBC37-1, one region includes:
- a CDS encoding DsrE family protein: MRIFLFIGLLSVLLQSGEYKAVFDCSSSDADYIKSRMWLVGKTIDMIEKKGDKADFVITLHGGCVSMVSKEYKEFVDDDDVEAIAKAQEHLKTLATRKKVKVIVCAMSLDANAIERKEVLPFVEISPNSFIDTIGYQNKGYALMTFK, encoded by the coding sequence ATGCGTATTTTTCTTTTTATCGGTCTTCTATCTGTGCTACTGCAGTCCGGGGAGTACAAAGCGGTATTTGACTGTAGCTCGAGCGATGCGGATTATATCAAAAGTCGTATGTGGCTTGTGGGCAAGACGATCGATATGATAGAAAAAAAGGGGGACAAAGCCGATTTCGTTATCACCTTGCATGGCGGCTGTGTATCGATGGTCTCCAAAGAGTACAAGGAGTTTGTAGATGACGATGACGTGGAAGCTATAGCCAAAGCACAGGAGCATCTTAAAACACTGGCAACCCGGAAAAAAGTGAAAGTGATCGTCTGTGCCATGTCCCTTGATGCCAATGCCATAGAGCGCAAAGAGGTATTGCCTTTTGTCGAGATCTCTCCCAACAGTTTCATAGATACGATCGGATATCAGAACAAGGGTTATGCACTGATGACCTTTAAGTGA
- the hypD gene encoding hydrogenase formation protein HypD encodes MAELELKNLYDDFRDGKTLKAYARIIAEDAEKLERPINIMEVCGGHTHSIMKFGLPQLMPENINFIHGPGCPVCIMPKERIDHAYVLSQQPDVILVTLGDMIKVPGSNGSLQDARAKGADVRFVYSPMECIKIAQENPDKTVIFFAIGFETTTPMTAVLLNQVIQQDIPNILFHINHVTVPEVMKELIDSRDVHVDSYNNKIDAFLGPSHVSVIAGSKIYEPFPREYGRPVVVSGFEPVDVMEGISMIVKQFVEKRCELEIQYKRVVTEEGNLNAQKLIDTYFDKVSLFRWRGLGNVPDSGLKLKEAFEKYDAEILYKDVLPIAEIEDHKLCICGDILRGMAKPPECTIFGTACKPTTPIGSCMVSSEGACAAYYKYGNLITS; translated from the coding sequence ATGGCAGAACTTGAACTCAAGAACCTTTATGACGATTTCCGTGACGGGAAGACCCTGAAAGCCTATGCCAGGATCATTGCTGAAGATGCCGAAAAACTGGAACGTCCCATCAATATTATGGAGGTCTGCGGAGGGCATACACACAGCATTATGAAGTTCGGACTGCCGCAGCTTATGCCGGAGAATATCAACTTTATTCACGGACCGGGATGCCCTGTCTGTATTATGCCAAAAGAGCGTATTGACCATGCCTATGTACTTTCACAGCAACCGGATGTCATCCTGGTGACTTTGGGAGATATGATCAAGGTTCCGGGAAGCAACGGCAGTCTGCAGGATGCCAGGGCAAAGGGAGCGGATGTTCGTTTTGTTTATTCTCCCATGGAGTGTATCAAGATCGCGCAGGAGAACCCGGACAAAACTGTCATTTTTTTTGCCATAGGGTTCGAAACCACGACACCTATGACGGCTGTCCTGCTCAATCAGGTCATCCAGCAGGATATTCCAAACATTCTTTTTCACATTAACCATGTGACGGTACCTGAAGTAATGAAAGAACTCATTGACAGCCGTGATGTGCATGTAGACAGCTACAACAACAAGATCGATGCCTTTTTGGGGCCAAGCCATGTCTCCGTCATTGCCGGAAGCAAAATCTATGAGCCATTTCCAAGAGAGTACGGACGTCCGGTTGTTGTCTCCGGGTTTGAACCGGTTGATGTGATGGAAGGTATCAGTATGATCGTAAAGCAGTTCGTAGAGAAGAGATGTGAACTGGAAATACAGTACAAAAGGGTTGTGACCGAAGAGGGTAACCTCAATGCACAAAAGCTTATCGATACCTATTTTGACAAAGTAAGTCTCTTCCGATGGCGTGGGCTTGGTAATGTGCCTGACAGTGGACTCAAGCTCAAAGAAGCGTTTGAAAAGTACGATGCAGAGATCCTTTACAAGGATGTATTGCCTATCGCCGAGATAGAGGACCACAAGCTTTGTATCTGCGGAGATATTCTCCGGGGCATGGCGAAGCCTCCGGAGTGTACCATTTTCGGTACGGCCTGTAAGCCTACTACACCCATCGGCTCCTGCATGGTAAGTTCTGAAGGGGCCTGTGCGGCCTATTACAAATATGGAAACCTTATCACGTCGTGA
- the hypF gene encoding carbamoyltransferase HypF — protein sequence MNTYKIEIEGTVQGVGFRPFIYSLAARFNLKGSVLNGTQGVEIVINATSADLDNFLQAIKNELPPLASIDHIRTTELPLEQFQDFQIIATEDGGEKTVRIPPDVSICKACEKELFDPTDRRYGYPFITCTHCGVRYSIIYDLPYDRKNTSMKFFEMCEMCTKEYNDPLDRRYHAQPIGCYQCGPGLSLLDNQCSALSVKRSEIIDMASQLLLDGNILAVKGVGGYHLMCDATNEEAVAKLRERKRRPSKPFAVMVKNMDMAHQLAVISSKEEALLESKERPIVLLNAKRQTLNAHVAPNISRIGLFLPYTPLHLLLLHTLNRPLVATSANVTDEPICTDRESLEKLSDVYDYVLDHNRKIVNGCDDSVVMVVREQKVTLRRARGYAPSSVKLPFKLSKRVLSMGANQKSTVAIGFDDQVILSPHIGDLDSIGSVEYYKKNIGTLERIYGFEPEVIVHDKHPQYESTKVALSLSAQRSTLNAVAVQHHYAHILGVMAEKGIEGKVLGVAFDGTGYGDDGNLWGGEFLVCDYEGYERVAHLNYFKLLGGAKAIKEPRRMALSLLFELYGKEALALQHPVLDAFSPSELRTYYIAWEKGLNGPLSSSAGRLFDAVASLTDVCHVMSFEGESGMLLEELYDGSVEGYYPFGYDDGRIDILPMIKEIVKESDRTVAVSKFFHTLVEIIMTIHKAFGLPLVLSGGVFQNRILLNLMMERVPDIYFLNRFPPNDGGIALGQAAAILS from the coding sequence ATGAATACATATAAAATAGAGATTGAAGGTACGGTGCAAGGAGTAGGCTTCAGGCCTTTTATATACAGTCTTGCTGCCCGATTTAACTTGAAGGGTAGCGTACTGAACGGAACGCAGGGTGTGGAGATCGTTATCAATGCTACATCAGCTGACTTAGACAATTTTCTTCAGGCTATCAAGAATGAGCTTCCTCCTCTTGCTTCCATTGATCACATACGAACCACAGAATTGCCTTTGGAACAGTTTCAGGATTTTCAGATCATAGCAACAGAGGATGGGGGCGAAAAAACAGTACGTATCCCTCCTGATGTGAGCATCTGTAAAGCATGCGAAAAAGAACTTTTTGACCCAACTGACCGTCGTTACGGCTATCCGTTCATTACCTGTACCCACTGTGGTGTACGATACTCCATCATCTATGACCTTCCCTACGATCGGAAAAACACATCCATGAAGTTCTTTGAGATGTGCGAAATGTGTACCAAAGAGTACAATGATCCGCTGGACAGACGTTATCATGCTCAGCCGATTGGATGCTACCAGTGCGGACCGGGATTGTCCCTTTTGGACAATCAGTGTTCAGCGTTGAGTGTTAAGCGTTCAGAGATAATAGATATGGCATCACAGCTTTTATTGGACGGTAATATATTGGCTGTCAAAGGGGTGGGGGGATACCATCTGATGTGTGATGCAACGAATGAGGAAGCGGTAGCGAAACTTCGGGAGCGTAAAAGGCGGCCTTCCAAACCATTTGCGGTGATGGTTAAAAACATGGATATGGCGCATCAACTTGCAGTTATCTCTTCCAAAGAGGAAGCACTATTGGAGTCAAAAGAACGGCCGATCGTACTTCTAAACGCCAAACGCCAAACGCTAAATGCTCATGTCGCTCCGAATATCTCCCGTATAGGGTTGTTTTTACCGTATACGCCGCTTCATCTTCTTTTGCTTCACACGCTGAACCGTCCTCTGGTGGCTACATCCGCCAATGTCACCGATGAGCCCATCTGTACCGACAGGGAATCATTGGAGAAGCTCAGTGATGTCTATGACTACGTGCTGGACCATAACAGAAAGATCGTCAACGGATGTGATGATTCGGTGGTGATGGTGGTCCGTGAGCAGAAGGTCACACTCAGAAGAGCACGCGGATATGCACCGTCCAGTGTCAAGTTGCCTTTTAAGTTGTCCAAACGTGTACTGTCCATGGGGGCCAACCAGAAAAGCACCGTTGCCATAGGTTTTGACGACCAGGTGATCCTCTCGCCCCATATCGGAGATCTGGATAGCATAGGTTCGGTGGAGTATTATAAAAAGAACATAGGGACGCTGGAGCGTATTTACGGCTTTGAACCGGAAGTGATCGTGCACGATAAACATCCGCAATACGAATCAACCAAGGTAGCACTCTCTCTCAGCGCTCAACGCTCAACGCTCAATGCTGTTGCCGTGCAACATCATTATGCACATATCCTGGGTGTCATGGCTGAAAAAGGTATCGAGGGTAAAGTGCTGGGGGTAGCATTTGATGGTACCGGATATGGTGATGACGGCAATTTGTGGGGAGGGGAATTTCTTGTGTGTGACTATGAAGGATATGAAAGAGTGGCGCATCTGAACTACTTCAAACTCCTCGGGGGTGCCAAAGCTATAAAGGAACCAAGACGGATGGCTCTCAGCCTTCTTTTTGAACTGTACGGTAAAGAGGCTTTGGCTTTGCAACACCCTGTGCTGGATGCGTTCTCGCCTTCGGAACTGAGAACATATTACATTGCCTGGGAAAAGGGATTGAATGGCCCCTTGAGTTCCTCTGCTGGAAGACTCTTCGATGCAGTTGCTTCGCTGACAGATGTCTGTCATGTTATGAGTTTTGAAGGCGAGAGCGGTATGCTGCTTGAAGAATTGTATGATGGCAGTGTGGAAGGGTATTATCCGTTCGGTTATGATGACGGCAGGATAGATATTCTCCCTATGATCAAAGAGATCGTAAAAGAGTCTGATAGAACAGTGGCTGTTTCAAAGTTCTTTCATACTTTGGTAGAGATCATTATGACCATACATAAAGCGTTCGGCCTGCCACTGGTACTGAGCGGCGGCGTGTTTCAGAACCGTATCCTTTTGAACCTCATGATGGAACGGGTTCCCGATATATATTTCCTCAATCGTTTTCCCCCGAATGACGGAGGAATAGCCCTGGGACAGGCTGCAGCTATACTTTCCTGA
- the hypB gene encoding hydrogenase nickel incorporation protein HypB has translation MCTDCGCSITDNTMAHSHDHEHSHDHSGEHQKAHEHLHHNPQLNDAKTISVIQKILDKNDHEAEHNRAHLEKAGVLGINLMSSPGSGKTTLLEYLADVAPFKFGVVEGDLETNKDADRLKAKGIIAEQIQTGSACHLDAFMVHKGLHHIPLEEVDVLFVENVGNLVCPASYDVGTHLNIVLVSIPEGEDKIAKYPVMFRQADLILITKTDLLPHFKYDIEAEKKEARRIKPNVDILEVNINDIDSVKAVADWIEFKRKMRG, from the coding sequence ATGTGTACAGACTGCGGATGTAGTATAACGGACAATACAATGGCGCATAGCCACGATCATGAGCATTCCCATGATCACAGCGGGGAGCATCAGAAGGCGCACGAGCATCTGCATCATAACCCCCAGCTCAATGATGCCAAGACCATTTCGGTGATCCAGAAGATACTGGACAAGAACGATCATGAGGCGGAACATAACAGGGCACATCTCGAGAAAGCAGGTGTGCTGGGTATCAACCTGATGAGCTCTCCGGGTTCAGGAAAGACGACACTGCTTGAGTATCTGGCTGATGTGGCACCTTTCAAATTCGGAGTGGTAGAGGGTGATCTGGAGACCAATAAAGATGCGGACAGACTCAAAGCCAAAGGGATCATTGCCGAGCAGATACAGACAGGATCGGCATGTCATCTCGATGCTTTTATGGTGCATAAAGGACTACACCATATCCCGCTTGAAGAGGTTGACGTCCTTTTTGTAGAGAATGTGGGAAATCTCGTCTGTCCTGCAAGCTATGATGTGGGAACGCACCTGAATATCGTACTGGTCTCCATACCGGAAGGTGAAGACAAGATAGCCAAATATCCGGTAATGTTCCGTCAGGCAGACCTCATACTCATTACCAAAACAGACCTGCTGCCGCACTTCAAATATGATATAGAAGCTGAGAAAAAAGAGGCAAGACGTATCAAGCCCAATGTGGACATTCTGGAAGTGAACATCAACGATATTGATTCAGTCAAAGCAGTAGCAGACTGGATAGAGTTTAAGCGAAAAATGAGAGGTTAA
- a CDS encoding carboxymuconolactone decarboxylase family protein: MAYIDLPEFEEMSPAVQEKARPIMEKTGKLGEIFKLLAIDEKIYFATDAMVQGYLLDETHLSYDIKEAIALLISKENSCKMCVDVHKSIAKMLGLSDERIEEILKGVEAIDTDEKEKALLNFCIRASQKDNYKIQKEDIDMLKEMGWSDEEIIEAVAITGYFNYINTLSNVFGLGA; this comes from the coding sequence ATGGCATATATTGACCTGCCCGAATTCGAAGAGATGAGCCCTGCAGTACAGGAAAAAGCAAGACCGATCATGGAAAAGACAGGAAAGCTGGGAGAGATATTCAAACTGCTTGCCATTGACGAGAAAATTTACTTTGCGACAGATGCGATGGTACAGGGGTATCTTCTGGACGAAACACATCTTTCCTATGATATCAAGGAGGCAATCGCATTGCTGATCTCCAAAGAGAACAGCTGCAAGATGTGTGTGGATGTCCACAAAAGTATCGCAAAGATGCTTGGACTCAGCGATGAGAGAATAGAAGAGATCCTGAAGGGGGTCGAAGCGATCGATACAGATGAGAAAGAGAAAGCGCTTTTGAACTTCTGCATCCGGGCTTCGCAGAAAGACAATTACAAGATACAGAAAGAAGATATCGATATGCTCAAGGAGATGGGATGGAGTGATGAGGAGATCATCGAGGCAGTTGCGATCACCGGATACTTCAACTATATCAATACGCTTTCCAATGTATTCGGACTGGGTGCGTAG
- the hypC gene encoding HypC/HybG/HupF family hydrogenase formation chaperone, whose translation MCLSIPSKVVKISEDKTMCTVDTMGVQRDANLMMMDDDDVKVGDYVLLHIGFVMNRIDEEEALASIDTYKEILEIMDEEERRRAILEDDECEARGEQYAEEIQS comes from the coding sequence ATGTGTTTGTCAATTCCAAGCAAGGTAGTCAAGATATCTGAGGACAAAACCATGTGTACGGTCGACACTATGGGAGTTCAAAGAGATGCCAATCTGATGATGATGGACGATGACGATGTGAAAGTAGGGGATTATGTCCTGCTTCATATCGGTTTTGTGATGAACAGGATCGATGAAGAGGAGGCTTTGGCTTCCATTGATACCTATAAAGAAATACTTGAGATCATGGATGAGGAGGAGCGCAGGCGGGCTATACTTGAAGATGACGAGTGTGAAGCACGGGGTGAACAGTATGCCGAGGAGATTCAAAGCTGA
- a CDS encoding nickel-dependent hydrogenase large subunit gives MKKIVIDPVTRIEGHLRIEVVVNETNTVQEAYASGQLFRGIETILKNRDPRDAGLMAGRICGVCTNSHFRAAVSCVEDAYGLEVPANAKIIKELMALALFIQDHVVHFYHLQSLDFVDVTQALEANPAQAVEVARRYSDDPFRNSQAHYDEVLNKLRNFVNAGKLGPFANASWGHPSYKLSPEENLILLSHYLDALKFQTSISKAVAIFGGKTPHPQSIVVGGITSVKDMLDPARVNDYLFIIKEAKEFIDRAYLPDMKLLVTAYREEIKEGRGRANGNFISVGGYDFNGGTLFESGVIFGHDFDKVKPFDPEKITEHVDRAWYEESDPQTPCYTDLNEDGTLKTEQVSDKYSWIKAPRYAEKTMECGPLARLLVSYAKGSQSMKLYVDGFLSETGLELIDLSTSVGRNAARAIETQYIAEYLFRFVSDLLQNITYYDTETWGRYDFESLPKTAKGKFFVEVPRGLLSHFISIKEQKIANYSVIAPTTWNATPKNRDGHRGPYEEALIGITIEDTDKPIEALRVIRSFDPCLACAVHVIDARDRALGRYMIT, from the coding sequence ATGAAAAAGATCGTTATAGACCCGGTCACACGCATCGAGGGACATTTACGCATCGAAGTAGTAGTAAATGAAACAAACACTGTACAGGAGGCCTATGCCAGCGGCCAGCTTTTCCGCGGTATAGAAACCATCCTCAAAAACAGGGATCCCAGAGATGCCGGCTTGATGGCAGGGCGTATTTGCGGTGTCTGCACCAATTCTCACTTCCGTGCCGCAGTAAGCTGTGTAGAAGATGCCTACGGACTCGAAGTCCCGGCAAACGCGAAGATTATTAAGGAACTCATGGCACTAGCCCTCTTTATTCAGGACCATGTGGTGCATTTCTACCATCTGCAGTCACTCGATTTCGTCGATGTGACGCAGGCACTTGAAGCAAATCCGGCACAAGCAGTGGAAGTAGCACGCAGATATTCGGATGATCCCTTTCGTAATTCACAGGCACATTATGATGAGGTTCTGAACAAGCTTCGAAACTTTGTTAACGCAGGAAAACTGGGGCCTTTCGCCAATGCCTCCTGGGGACACCCCTCCTACAAACTGAGTCCCGAAGAGAATCTCATTCTGCTCTCGCACTATCTCGATGCGCTCAAATTCCAGACAAGTATCTCCAAGGCGGTTGCCATCTTCGGCGGCAAGACACCCCATCCCCAAAGCATTGTCGTGGGAGGTATCACCAGTGTAAAGGATATGCTCGACCCGGCCAGGGTCAACGACTATCTTTTCATCATCAAAGAGGCAAAAGAGTTCATCGACAGAGCCTATCTGCCTGATATGAAACTGCTTGTAACTGCATACCGTGAAGAGATCAAAGAAGGCAGAGGACGAGCAAATGGCAACTTCATCTCCGTGGGAGGATATGACTTCAACGGCGGAACCCTTTTTGAAAGCGGAGTGATCTTCGGACACGATTTTGATAAAGTTAAGCCCTTTGATCCAGAGAAGATCACTGAACATGTGGACCGAGCCTGGTATGAGGAGAGTGATCCGCAGACACCCTGCTACACCGATCTCAATGAAGACGGTACACTTAAAACGGAACAGGTAAGCGACAAATACAGTTGGATTAAAGCGCCGCGTTATGCAGAGAAAACCATGGAGTGCGGCCCTCTGGCAAGGCTGCTTGTCAGCTATGCCAAAGGCAGCCAAAGCATGAAACTCTATGTGGACGGCTTCCTGAGTGAAACAGGGCTTGAGCTCATCGATCTCTCCACTTCAGTGGGAAGGAATGCCGCCCGGGCCATAGAAACACAGTATATTGCGGAGTATCTCTTCAGATTCGTTAGCGATCTGCTGCAGAACATCACCTATTACGATACCGAAACATGGGGAAGATACGATTTTGAATCACTGCCCAAAACAGCAAAAGGAAAATTCTTCGTTGAAGTACCCAGAGGCCTTCTTTCACACTTTATCAGCATTAAAGAGCAAAAAATAGCCAACTACTCCGTCATCGCGCCCACCACCTGGAATGCCACTCCCAAGAACCGGGACGGACATAGAGGCCCCTATGAAGAAGCCCTCATAGGCATTACCATAGAAGATACGGACAAACCGATCGAAGCACTCAGGGTTATCCGCTCATTCGACCCCTGTCTGGCCTGTGCCGTGCATGTGATCGATGCAAGAGACAGAGCATTGGGCCGCTACATGATCACTTAA
- a CDS encoding MerR family transcriptional regulator, producing the protein MEYKISELVSKTGTPKSTILYYIREGLLPEAKKLKSNVHRYSDEHLELLKYIKYMKEHLGSSNEEIRYALQNRDRSLSSSSSMIEPLMNTLSGVKAEMQHYTKDTFIQTFNIDPELLEGLLKDEIVTPVREDDFTQKDASIVSLVEHFREVGIDYTVLKSYVYHAKALSQLENMMQTQLCSVRNNRNFSTLWKIMFETLFNAKDYIFKRQTYKTFLEALKNEIANRS; encoded by the coding sequence GTGGAATATAAGATCTCCGAACTTGTCAGCAAAACAGGTACCCCGAAATCGACGATCCTTTACTATATACGCGAAGGTCTGCTGCCCGAAGCAAAAAAACTGAAATCGAATGTACACCGGTATAGTGACGAACATCTTGAACTGCTCAAATACATCAAATACATGAAAGAGCATCTTGGTAGCAGCAATGAAGAGATCAGGTATGCACTTCAGAACAGAGACCGGTCTCTTTCAAGCTCCTCCTCCATGATCGAACCGCTTATGAACACACTCAGCGGGGTCAAGGCAGAGATGCAGCATTACACGAAAGATACGTTCATTCAAACTTTCAATATCGATCCAGAGCTCCTTGAAGGACTATTAAAGGATGAGATCGTTACTCCTGTCAGAGAAGACGATTTTACCCAAAAGGATGCTTCCATCGTCAGCCTTGTAGAACATTTCAGGGAAGTAGGCATAGACTACACTGTTCTGAAGTCCTACGTCTATCACGCCAAAGCACTGAGTCAGCTCGAAAACATGATGCAGACACAGCTCTGCAGTGTCAGGAACAACCGGAATTTTTCTACACTGTGGAAGATCATGTTCGAAACACTCTTCAATGCAAAGGATTATATTTTCAAGCGTCAGACCTACAAAACCTTCCTTGAAGCACTGAAAAACGAAATAGCCAATAGATCTTAA
- a CDS encoding hydrogenase small subunit encodes MRIVIIGGGIAAVYLANRIKETAAQHDVLIVSAEPYPPYDRIHLCSLVDHSKDLDDITLPLDPTVRLELNQKIERIDTEKKQIFSQNSMFSYDKLIIATGSIAKAPFNLDGIENATVFRSTDEAFKIAQNIQGKEVLLVGAGPIGLELLETLVHMEEAEYITLLVRHNFLYDRTLSAESIKIIESAYGESGKVHISYEDKIIDTSIEDQMITKVRTKKDLYKNPFIIYGIGITPNIDFARDTLECDRGILTDRFMQTSDPHIFAVGECAQIKESGFIAGHVRACTMQAQSALSKLLELELIPFEESITTDMLKVGSFELVDARAPWFDEHFEKVILNAPEQKRVDELYICENRLTRFIGLNSNMDVGYIESIIGSKENVDLESLYENRLSSEKGRLICSCEHLYYQDLVDIITQNGIRDFHALKDFTQAGRVCGKCRQSVIGIIEASQHLIDPNLITKTPEEKKRETILQKIEKRIEKFNRLHPHNQLDKKHLESALAAIDEDKGAFNRWVSMVTASMQLHPSFETYVGDAVTTLNRIPIIWLELSDCSGNSEAFIKSTHPSIEELIFNYISLDYHELIMSASSDASESLLESIIKKEKGKYILIVEGAVPLGMEGKFLRIGTQGETGAALLRRCAKDATLVMAVGSCAYDGGVVAAAPNPTGAVGVGEALGREDVINISGCPANPVNIVGTLLHYLMFDELPALDANNRPLWAYEGRIHDNCERRGHYELGEFVKEWGDEGAKKGWCLFEMGCKGPYAFTNCPTVKFNSGTSWPVQSGHGCMACTEKNFFDTYAHERKISTEGEK; translated from the coding sequence ATGAGGATCGTGATCATAGGCGGCGGGATCGCAGCAGTCTATCTTGCCAACCGTATCAAAGAAACGGCAGCACAGCATGATGTACTCATTGTGAGTGCAGAGCCCTACCCACCCTACGACCGGATCCATCTCTGTAGTCTTGTGGACCATTCCAAAGATCTTGATGATATCACACTTCCCCTCGATCCGACAGTACGACTGGAACTAAACCAAAAGATCGAAAGGATCGATACAGAAAAGAAACAGATCTTTTCACAAAACAGCATGTTCAGTTATGACAAGTTGATCATCGCGACCGGATCAATCGCCAAAGCGCCTTTCAATCTTGACGGTATCGAGAATGCCACGGTGTTCAGATCTACCGATGAAGCATTCAAAATAGCCCAAAACATCCAAGGAAAAGAAGTGCTGCTCGTCGGTGCAGGACCTATTGGCCTGGAGCTTCTTGAAACACTGGTCCATATGGAAGAAGCGGAATATATTACCCTGCTTGTTAGACACAATTTTCTCTATGACAGAACACTCAGCGCTGAATCGATCAAGATCATCGAGTCTGCCTATGGGGAAAGCGGTAAAGTACATATTTCTTATGAAGACAAGATAATTGATACAAGCATAGAAGATCAAATGATCACGAAAGTCCGTACCAAGAAAGATCTTTACAAAAATCCCTTTATCATCTACGGTATCGGTATCACTCCCAATATCGATTTTGCAAGAGATACACTTGAATGCGACAGAGGCATTCTGACCGACCGTTTCATGCAGACTTCCGATCCCCACATATTTGCAGTGGGAGAGTGCGCACAGATCAAGGAGAGCGGTTTTATTGCAGGGCATGTCAGAGCATGTACTATGCAGGCACAAAGTGCTCTTTCGAAACTTCTAGAGTTGGAGCTGATCCCTTTTGAAGAAAGCATTACCACAGATATGCTCAAAGTAGGTAGTTTCGAGCTGGTAGATGCCAGAGCACCTTGGTTTGACGAGCACTTTGAGAAGGTCATACTGAATGCCCCTGAGCAAAAGAGAGTTGATGAACTTTACATCTGTGAGAACAGACTTACCCGATTCATCGGACTGAACTCGAACATGGATGTCGGCTATATTGAAAGCATAATAGGCTCTAAAGAGAATGTCGATCTTGAAAGTCTTTATGAGAATAGACTTAGCAGTGAAAAGGGACGGCTTATCTGCAGCTGCGAACATCTCTACTATCAGGATCTTGTCGATATCATTACCCAGAACGGTATCAGGGATTTTCATGCACTCAAAGATTTCACCCAGGCCGGCAGGGTGTGCGGCAAGTGCCGGCAGAGTGTCATAGGGATCATAGAAGCATCACAACACCTCATCGATCCGAACTTGATCACGAAAACCCCTGAAGAGAAAAAGAGGGAAACCATACTGCAGAAAATAGAAAAACGCATCGAGAAGTTCAACCGGTTGCACCCTCACAACCAACTCGACAAAAAACATCTGGAGAGTGCTCTTGCTGCCATTGATGAGGACAAAGGGGCATTTAACCGATGGGTATCCATGGTGACCGCCTCCATGCAGCTGCATCCCAGCTTTGAAACATATGTCGGAGATGCTGTAACGACACTCAACAGGATTCCCATCATTTGGCTGGAACTAAGCGACTGTTCGGGTAACTCTGAAGCCTTCATCAAATCCACTCACCCCTCCATCGAAGAACTGATATTCAACTATATCTCTCTGGATTACCATGAACTGATCATGAGTGCCTCTTCCGATGCAAGTGAAAGTCTGCTTGAGTCTATCATCAAAAAGGAAAAAGGAAAGTATATCCTCATCGTCGAAGGGGCTGTCCCGCTTGGCATGGAGGGCAAATTCCTGCGCATCGGGACACAGGGAGAGACAGGTGCTGCCCTGCTGAGACGATGTGCGAAAGATGCCACACTCGTGATGGCCGTGGGAAGCTGTGCCTATGACGGCGGTGTGGTGGCCGCCGCTCCCAATCCTACCGGTGCCGTAGGGGTAGGAGAAGCACTTGGGAGAGAGGATGTCATCAACATTTCCGGCTGTCCTGCCAATCCTGTCAATATTGTAGGTACACTGCTGCATTACCTGATGTTCGATGAACTTCCGGCACTGGATGCAAACAACAGACCGCTCTGGGCATATGAGGGACGTATTCACGATAATTGTGAGAGACGCGGACACTATGAGCTTGGGGAATTCGTCAAGGAGTGGGGAGACGAAGGTGCGAAAAAAGGATGGTGCCTCTTCGAGATGGGATGCAAAGGCCCCTATGCTTTTACCAACTGTCCAACAGTCAAATTCAACAGTGGGACCAGCTGGCCGGTACAGTCAGGACATGGATGTATGGCATGTACGGAGAAGAACTTTTTCGATACTTACGCACATGAAAGAAAGATCTCAACTGAAGGTGAAAAATGA